A DNA window from Phycisphaerae bacterium contains the following coding sequences:
- a CDS encoding uroporphyrinogen-III decarboxylase-like protein, with protein sequence MTKREVVHAVLRHERPPYVPWSFRFTREAKDTLAQYLGVPDPQCMLDNHLVELGSDIGFFTDLGIDQFRDVFGVVWDRSVDKDIGIVRGCVLPEPTLRDYDFPDPLDRRFYGDIPDKLARYPDCFRVFCLGFSLFERAWTMRGLETLLLDFYDHPEFVRELLNAIADYNIAQVKEALEYDIDAVYFGDDWGQQHGLIMGYPLWREYLYPVLQRMYDAVRAAGKRVVIHCCGDVDELFDDLVKLGVDCFNPFQPEVMDVESLLPKYRRCLSFWGGLSTQRLLPFATPAEVRRATRRLIELGTDGGYILSPAHAVEGDVPLENMLAFIEVAGRQAAFKAVSGRGIR encoded by the coding sequence ATGACCAAGCGAGAGGTCGTCCACGCTGTCCTGAGGCATGAGCGCCCGCCCTACGTGCCATGGTCCTTCCGGTTTACCAGGGAGGCCAAGGATACGCTCGCCCAGTACTTGGGTGTTCCGGATCCGCAGTGCATGCTGGACAATCATCTCGTCGAGTTGGGGAGTGACATCGGCTTCTTCACTGACTTGGGCATCGACCAGTTCCGCGACGTCTTCGGGGTTGTCTGGGACCGCAGCGTTGACAAAGACATCGGCATCGTCCGCGGCTGCGTGCTTCCCGAGCCGACCCTGCGGGACTATGATTTCCCCGATCCCCTCGATCGACGCTTCTACGGGGACATACCGGACAAGCTGGCTCGTTATCCTGACTGCTTCCGCGTTTTCTGCCTGGGCTTTTCGCTCTTCGAACGGGCCTGGACTATGCGCGGCCTGGAAACGCTGCTTCTGGACTTCTACGACCATCCCGAGTTCGTGCGCGAGCTGCTCAACGCCATTGCGGACTACAACATTGCTCAGGTGAAGGAGGCGCTGGAGTACGATATCGACGCGGTCTACTTCGGCGACGACTGGGGCCAGCAGCACGGGTTGATCATGGGCTACCCGCTCTGGCGGGAGTATCTGTATCCCGTTCTGCAGCGTATGTACGACGCCGTGCGCGCCGCGGGCAAACGCGTCGTGATCCACTGTTGCGGAGACGTGGATGAGCTCTTCGATGATCTGGTCAAGCTCGGCGTTGACTGCTTCAATCCATTCCAGCCGGAGGTGATGGACGTCGAGTCCTTGCTGCCGAAGTATCGTCGTTGCCTATCGTTCTGGGGGGGGCTGTCCACCCAGCGGCTGTTGCCCTTCGCCACACCTGCGGAGGTCAGGCGCGCGACGCGCCGGCTGATCGAACTGGGGACGGATGGCGGCTACATCCTGTCTCCGGCGCACGCCGTGGAAGGGGATGTCCCTCTGGAAAACATGCTGGCCTTTATCGAGGTAGCGGGGCGACAGGCGGCATTCAAAGCCGTTTCGGGGCGCGGAATACGCTGA
- a CDS encoding Gfo/Idh/MocA family oxidoreductase, with the protein MARKQTTPLTRRQTLRTAAAVIAAPSLIPARLLGADAPSEKIHIGMIGVGWMGGENLNAFLEVKECRVVAIADVDQNHLAGAVRSVNAKYGDEGCKAYKDFRELIGQDDLQAVCISTPDHWHSIPAIAAAKAKKDIYCEKPLSKTLAEGIAMVQAAQQNHRIWQTGSWQRSGNDFRRAAELVLNGYIGKVRRVEVGLPSGHADFENTGNNRPNSDPPKEVDYDFWVGPSEMVPFNPCRFHKNWRWNYNFGGGQLMDWIGHHCDIAHWGLANTSYGVGPDDEIGPTEVSATAEFPPRDAHWNTATKYRVECKYPKGIELIIAGGYNEIRSGAKWIGEEGWVWVDRSGFETSKPEWKKEIEQREKAKDLKVLLKDTHGAHQREFIECVKSRKKALTPVEVAHRSATPGHLGYIASVVGRTLKWDAAKQQIVGDPEASKMLSRPIRAPWHV; encoded by the coding sequence ATGGCTCGGAAACAGACGACCCCACTCACCCGCCGACAGACACTGCGTACTGCGGCGGCCGTCATTGCCGCCCCATCGCTTATCCCCGCCCGCCTTCTGGGCGCTGACGCCCCATCCGAGAAGATCCACATCGGGATGATCGGAGTGGGCTGGATGGGCGGCGAAAACCTGAACGCCTTCCTCGAGGTGAAAGAGTGCCGTGTGGTGGCCATTGCCGACGTCGACCAGAACCACCTCGCCGGAGCCGTCAGGAGCGTCAATGCCAAGTATGGCGACGAAGGCTGCAAAGCCTACAAGGACTTCCGGGAGCTGATCGGTCAGGACGACCTCCAGGCAGTGTGCATCTCCACGCCCGACCACTGGCACTCCATCCCCGCGATCGCGGCGGCCAAGGCGAAGAAGGACATCTACTGCGAGAAACCCCTGTCGAAGACTCTGGCCGAAGGCATCGCCATGGTCCAGGCGGCCCAGCAGAACCACCGCATCTGGCAGACCGGCTCTTGGCAGCGCAGCGGCAACGACTTCCGCAGAGCCGCTGAACTGGTCCTCAACGGGTACATCGGCAAGGTCCGACGCGTCGAAGTCGGACTGCCGTCCGGCCACGCCGATTTCGAGAACACCGGCAATAACCGCCCCAACTCAGACCCTCCCAAGGAAGTAGATTACGACTTCTGGGTCGGCCCATCCGAGATGGTGCCGTTCAACCCCTGCCGCTTCCACAAAAACTGGCGATGGAACTACAACTTCGGCGGCGGGCAGCTGATGGACTGGATCGGCCACCACTGCGACATCGCCCACTGGGGCCTTGCCAACACCAGCTACGGCGTGGGGCCGGACGACGAAATCGGACCGACGGAGGTCAGCGCCACCGCCGAGTTTCCACCCCGGGATGCGCACTGGAATACCGCCACCAAGTATCGCGTGGAATGCAAGTACCCCAAGGGAATCGAACTGATCATCGCCGGTGGCTATAATGAGATCCGCAGCGGCGCGAAGTGGATCGGCGAGGAGGGATGGGTCTGGGTCGATCGCAGTGGCTTCGAGACCTCCAAGCCCGAATGGAAGAAAGAGATCGAACAGCGCGAGAAGGCCAAGGACCTCAAGGTGCTGCTCAAAGACACACACGGCGCCCACCAGCGGGAGTTCATCGAGTGCGTGAAGTCCCGCAAGAAGGCGCTCACGCCGGTGGAAGTGGCCCATCGCTCCGCAACGCCCGGGCACCTGGGCTACATCGCTTCCGTGGTCGGCCGGACGCTGAAGTGGGATGCGGCCAAGCAGCAGATTGTCGGAGATCCCGAAGCCTCTAAAATGCTCTCAAGGCCGATACGGGCCCCCTGGCACGTCTAG
- a CDS encoding S8 family serine peptidase → MMSRRQPVVLSMCALLFCLAETSPATGQHGRPGRQAAQESQVRRLKHPLPEMLTPPPAVPKDADRHLPSEILVKLRTQSAADDALARAGVDRQASKGKTETTEVVDVLLNRLQARSAEPAMKHVPRKHAAPGKKGPAAALANAEMDQKRAALFRWIRVRLPDDMTVEEALAAAKGDTLVEAAEPVYEWGLTDFIDPPIENLPDGTTDPAFDLQWHFINAKIPQAWNHLNTNGVHGGGLHSVVVAVVDSGVDYNHEDLVGNIWTNPDEVPNNEIDDDGNGFVDDIHGCCVVSDGRSHSGDPIDLHGHGTHVAGIIVAQAFNHLGGVGVAFNCQVMPIRAAHYAGVLTTTDIAEGITYATDNGAEVINMSFGGYQYSQVVTDAIEVALSQAVLVAAAGNDSRPYPPLYPAALPWVIGVMASTPSDTLSWYSNYGPYYNICAPGDSIYSTLPGNIYAKWSGTSMATPVVSGVAALMRSYFWQREIWSSRFLAASIVGNKTEELGEGRLGSGGVVDAYKALTTPPKPGVSVLDYWLFDDSGVSSTNDGDGRIDAGETVHIGVELINRGGQADMVIATLEARAPGAVQDDPYVSIDLPVIDFGSMGPFTTKDNGFIYNQQGVITGVTDPFVVTVDPNAPNDHIINFVMTTHFLDGWNPDEPGPYYRVDQFQYIVQRGRNIPTVITSGTTMELTSDEYWMVGSPVLVESGATLKILPGTQVQWGSISDDPYNPGPQTGYIIVRGTLDITGTVDKPVNMFPSYMVSGQTTDIRVEGAGLCDMTYAKVRNPRLTGLRSIDHAYLEWDAYSSTVVAPAVTNSIFHKFRGGGSIQAMVFEGCLFDAGWISPSAWPSYLVGDGRRNCVFLQDNENNVFLSMTTPGSVRMPTTPPVTAGTIFSNLQVWNGCTYVLFHGWDTTINWDDYTSFRIAEVIANYYGGHVACVRDAEEDAFLRSYVVAAQATFPGKHRQYLIGLTDEEEPGTYKWVDGTPVTFTAWGSLAISPPPLGWVVPLFSFDDRGNPHPGWHYFDGYPGHDREFILRIPGEWTLDTMGLPNGGNVLDYVLQNCPSNMRYNAFLSKYWDPNVNHWMRLNAPPGAPNYYSLMTDNYWGTTSSTLVNHAIVDYYDNFTSARVHYGTPPEHGYETTYPFVESVSVAGLPAQTVPEVGAGPTTFSVTFNRDMNTAIQPFVTFGPTPPHTDFTVEPIGDGWISPRTWEGTFWITPVTGEGYHLMRISGAVAASDPWLISGYDVGRFRFEIKTMGIAAMTLQAAGEEGAIHLSWQQDDFDLLAGYHLYRSSTLDGAYERVNATIIPVGQESYTDANVTPAVPMFYKFTVIQTDLLESGFSNVASAAALDTIPPVLTHTPPTIAPPGAGLRLTATATDNVSVSTVKAFYRPHGSTGDYTPLLMTRISGNQYSSTIAGSAVQPPGVEYYLLATDGISQVYHATPAVPHQVVVTNQPSLTSITPNHGPAEGGTSVTIAGTLFQQGASVFFDATLASNIVVVSPNQITCTTPPHFPAEVDVKVVNPDDSQVVRLKGYSYENIGAVLSLPQTSGDYGTMVALDLTASNVVGLRAADITITYDPAVLSVSEVECGTLTAGWAFSYNLAPLGIIRISLASATQVTGSGSLARLQCQVIGAPPASTDLTIAPATLNDGALTFETSHGVFLVNGFFTIAGTVSYYSGGHLPGVALIMQGDGSYAAVSDAATGAYSITNIPTGSYTLTPSKTDRVAEITALDASYVLQTSVGSRTLSSHQAIAADVNHNGSVSAMDAAYILEKSVGLREVPFPGSGRIWSFDPENRTYPLFNNDQAGQDFVGILLGDVTGNWTALSGLLAWRGCEDNTASVSLSLPNVTSRLGGRVSLGMALSVGDATMHAANMHISHDPAVLSLDEVVLGPAAENMLLAVNPLPAGIIRIGLAGSQAVSRSGTLLNISFTVIGVSNAPIPVVFQQVEIDEGTVCATSEDGSVTLAFATGDLDRDGDIDVADLHRFTSCSLGPTVRQPDPACQSVDFDKDGDVDQSDFGILQQCYSGSGVPADPDCDH, encoded by the coding sequence ATGATGTCTCGCAGACAACCCGTCGTGCTGTCCATGTGCGCTCTGCTCTTCTGCCTGGCTGAGACCTCGCCAGCCACCGGACAGCATGGCCGGCCGGGTCGACAGGCAGCCCAGGAAAGCCAAGTCAGGCGCCTCAAACATCCCCTCCCGGAGATGCTCACTCCGCCACCCGCCGTGCCTAAAGATGCGGACAGACACCTGCCGAGCGAAATCCTGGTCAAACTCCGAACGCAATCCGCAGCTGATGACGCATTGGCCCGCGCGGGCGTCGATCGCCAGGCCTCGAAAGGCAAAACCGAAACAACCGAAGTTGTGGATGTTTTGCTGAACCGCCTCCAGGCCCGCTCAGCCGAACCAGCCATGAAGCATGTTCCTCGCAAGCACGCTGCCCCTGGGAAGAAGGGTCCGGCGGCCGCCCTGGCCAATGCCGAAATGGACCAGAAACGAGCAGCGCTCTTCCGGTGGATCCGTGTGCGGCTACCGGATGATATGACGGTCGAGGAAGCCCTGGCGGCGGCCAAGGGGGATACACTGGTGGAGGCGGCCGAACCGGTCTACGAATGGGGGCTGACCGATTTCATCGATCCTCCAATTGAGAACCTGCCCGACGGAACAACCGATCCGGCTTTCGATCTTCAGTGGCATTTCATCAATGCCAAGATCCCTCAAGCCTGGAACCACTTGAACACCAACGGTGTCCACGGAGGGGGATTGCATAGCGTCGTCGTGGCCGTCGTTGACTCCGGTGTGGACTACAACCACGAGGACTTGGTCGGCAATATCTGGACCAATCCGGACGAAGTCCCGAACAACGAGATCGACGACGATGGCAACGGTTTCGTGGATGATATCCACGGATGCTGCGTCGTTTCCGACGGACGAAGCCACAGCGGTGATCCCATCGACCTCCACGGGCACGGCACCCACGTCGCCGGCATCATCGTCGCACAGGCGTTCAACCACCTCGGTGGCGTGGGCGTCGCGTTCAACTGCCAAGTCATGCCCATTCGGGCTGCCCACTACGCCGGCGTTCTCACCACGACCGATATCGCCGAGGGAATCACCTACGCCACGGACAACGGGGCTGAGGTCATCAACATGAGCTTTGGGGGCTACCAGTACTCCCAGGTTGTGACCGACGCAATCGAGGTTGCGTTGAGCCAGGCTGTGCTGGTTGCCGCGGCAGGGAACGACAGTCGCCCGTATCCTCCGCTCTATCCGGCCGCTCTCCCCTGGGTGATTGGCGTGATGGCATCAACGCCGTCCGACACGCTCTCCTGGTACAGCAACTACGGCCCTTACTACAACATCTGCGCCCCAGGCGATTCCATCTACAGCACGCTTCCCGGCAACATCTACGCGAAGTGGAGCGGAACATCGATGGCCACCCCGGTTGTCTCCGGCGTGGCCGCGCTGATGCGCTCCTACTTCTGGCAAAGAGAGATCTGGTCGTCCAGGTTCCTTGCAGCCAGCATCGTAGGAAACAAGACCGAGGAACTGGGCGAGGGCCGTTTGGGCAGTGGAGGTGTGGTGGACGCCTACAAGGCTCTCACAACGCCGCCAAAACCAGGCGTTTCCGTTCTCGACTACTGGCTGTTCGATGATTCCGGTGTTAGCAGCACGAACGATGGCGATGGTCGAATCGACGCTGGAGAGACGGTTCACATCGGCGTTGAACTCATCAATCGCGGTGGGCAGGCCGACATGGTCATCGCCACGCTGGAGGCGCGCGCGCCGGGAGCCGTGCAGGATGATCCCTATGTCAGCATCGACCTGCCGGTGATCGACTTCGGCAGCATGGGACCCTTCACCACCAAAGACAACGGATTCATCTACAACCAGCAAGGTGTCATCACTGGCGTGACTGATCCGTTCGTAGTGACCGTGGACCCGAACGCGCCTAATGATCACATCATCAACTTCGTCATGACCACGCATTTCTTGGACGGATGGAACCCGGACGAGCCCGGCCCGTACTACCGCGTTGACCAGTTCCAGTACATCGTTCAACGAGGGCGGAATATTCCCACGGTCATCACCTCCGGCACGACCATGGAACTAACTTCTGATGAGTACTGGATGGTCGGCAGTCCAGTACTTGTCGAATCCGGTGCGACCCTGAAGATACTGCCTGGAACCCAGGTCCAGTGGGGCTCTATAAGCGATGATCCCTACAACCCCGGGCCGCAAACCGGTTACATCATTGTCCGTGGCACACTCGACATCACCGGCACCGTAGACAAGCCAGTCAATATGTTCCCATCCTATATGGTTTCGGGCCAGACCACGGATATCAGAGTCGAGGGGGCCGGACTGTGTGATATGACTTACGCAAAAGTGCGAAACCCGCGGCTCACAGGTCTACGTTCCATCGATCATGCCTACCTGGAATGGGATGCCTACTCCTCCACGGTCGTGGCGCCGGCCGTGACCAACAGCATCTTCCACAAGTTCAGAGGAGGAGGCAGCATTCAAGCTATGGTTTTCGAGGGGTGTCTTTTCGACGCGGGTTGGATCAGCCCGTCAGCCTGGCCCAGTTACCTGGTCGGCGACGGCCGGCGCAACTGCGTCTTTCTCCAGGACAACGAGAACAATGTTTTTCTGTCGATGACTACTCCTGGGTCCGTCCGTATGCCGACGACGCCTCCGGTCACGGCAGGGACGATCTTCAGCAATCTCCAGGTTTGGAATGGCTGCACTTACGTGCTGTTTCATGGCTGGGATACCACGATCAACTGGGATGACTACACTTCCTTCCGGATTGCGGAGGTGATCGCCAATTACTACGGCGGGCACGTGGCTTGTGTCCGTGACGCCGAGGAGGACGCGTTTCTCAGATCATACGTCGTCGCGGCACAAGCGACTTTCCCCGGGAAGCACCGCCAGTATCTGATCGGCCTGACGGACGAGGAGGAGCCTGGCACCTACAAGTGGGTCGATGGCACCCCGGTGACGTTCACGGCTTGGGGCTCGCTGGCGATCTCGCCGCCGCCGTTGGGGTGGGTGGTGCCTTTGTTTTCCTTCGACGATCGTGGCAACCCGCACCCGGGCTGGCATTACTTCGATGGCTATCCAGGCCATGATCGGGAGTTCATCCTCCGCATCCCTGGCGAATGGACTCTGGACACGATGGGACTGCCTAATGGCGGCAACGTGCTCGATTACGTCTTGCAGAACTGCCCGTCAAACATGCGCTATAACGCCTTCCTCAGCAAGTACTGGGATCCTAACGTCAACCACTGGATGCGCCTCAACGCGCCGCCCGGCGCGCCCAACTATTATTCGTTGATGACCGACAACTATTGGGGGACGACGAGCAGCACGCTTGTTAACCACGCCATTGTCGACTACTATGACAACTTCACCAGCGCTCGGGTCCACTACGGCACGCCACCCGAGCATGGCTATGAAACCACGTATCCTTTCGTGGAGAGCGTATCCGTCGCCGGTCTCCCCGCTCAAACGGTCCCCGAAGTCGGAGCCGGGCCGACGACCTTCAGCGTCACCTTCAACCGCGACATGAACACGGCGATTCAACCTTTTGTCACGTTCGGTCCCACCCCACCGCATACCGACTTCACCGTGGAACCCATCGGCGACGGCTGGATCAGCCCCCGAACCTGGGAAGGTACCTTCTGGATCACACCGGTCACCGGCGAAGGCTACCACCTGATGCGCATCTCCGGCGCGGTGGCGGCCAGCGACCCATGGCTGATCAGCGGCTACGACGTCGGGCGGTTCCGCTTTGAGATCAAAACCATGGGCATCGCCGCCATGACCCTGCAAGCCGCCGGCGAGGAGGGTGCCATACACCTGTCCTGGCAACAAGACGATTTCGACCTGCTGGCAGGCTACCACCTCTACCGATCGAGCACGCTCGACGGCGCTTACGAACGGGTCAACGCGACCATCATTCCCGTCGGCCAGGAGTCCTACACCGATGCCAATGTCACCCCGGCCGTTCCCATGTTCTACAAGTTCACCGTGATCCAGACCGATCTGCTGGAGTCGGGCTTCTCGAACGTCGCCTCCGCTGCCGCACTGGACACCATTCCCCCCGTGTTAACCCACACGCCTCCGACCATCGCGCCGCCGGGAGCAGGCCTGCGTCTGACCGCCACGGCCACCGACAACGTGTCAGTGAGCACCGTGAAGGCCTTCTATCGGCCGCACGGCTCCACCGGTGACTACACGCCACTGCTGATGACCCGCATCAGCGGGAACCAGTATTCCAGCACGATCGCCGGCTCGGCCGTCCAGCCACCCGGCGTTGAGTACTACCTCCTGGCGACCGATGGGATAAGCCAGGTCTACCACGCCACCCCGGCCGTCCCGCACCAGGTGGTGGTCACCAATCAGCCGTCGCTTACCTCGATCACACCCAACCACGGGCCCGCGGAAGGCGGCACGTCGGTCACCATCGCCGGCACGCTCTTCCAGCAGGGCGCGAGCGTGTTCTTTGATGCTACCCTGGCATCCAACATCGTCGTCGTGAGCCCGAACCAGATCACTTGCACCACCCCACCGCACTTCCCCGCTGAGGTCGATGTCAAGGTCGTCAACCCGGACGACTCCCAGGTTGTCCGCCTCAAAGGCTACTCCTATGAGAACATCGGCGCGGTGCTGTCTCTCCCTCAAACCTCCGGAGACTACGGCACGATGGTGGCACTCGATCTGACCGCCTCAAATGTCGTGGGCCTGCGAGCGGCGGATATCACCATCACTTACGATCCGGCCGTGCTGTCGGTCTCGGAAGTCGAATGCGGCACGTTGACCGCCGGTTGGGCATTTTCCTACAACCTGGCCCCGCTCGGTATCATCCGAATCTCGCTGGCCAGCGCGACCCAGGTCACCGGCTCCGGTTCGTTGGCCCGGCTGCAGTGTCAGGTTATCGGCGCGCCGCCAGCTTCCACCGACTTGACCATCGCTCCCGCCACCCTCAACGACGGCGCCCTCACCTTTGAGACGAGCCACGGCGTCTTCCTCGTCAACGGCTTCTTCACCATTGCAGGCACGGTGAGCTACTACAGCGGTGGGCATCTGCCCGGCGTCGCTCTGATCATGCAGGGCGACGGCAGCTACGCGGCAGTCTCCGATGCCGCAACCGGGGCCTACTCCATCACCAACATTCCCACGGGAAGTTACACGCTCACGCCATCGAAAACCGATCGCGTCGCCGAAATCACGGCCCTGGATGCATCCTATGTGCTTCAGACGTCGGTCGGTTCACGTACCCTCTCGAGCCATCAGGCTATCGCCGCCGATGTGAACCACAATGGTTCGGTCTCGGCGATGGACGCGGCGTACATCCTGGAAAAGTCGGTTGGCCTCCGCGAGGTGCCCTTCCCCGGCTCCGGCCGAATCTGGTCGTTTGACCCGGAGAACCGGACTTATCCACTGTTCAACAATGATCAGGCCGGACAGGATTTTGTCGGCATCCTGCTCGGCGACGTAACCGGCAACTGGACCGCGCTGTCCGGCTTGTTGGCCTGGCGAGGTTGCGAGGACAACACCGCATCGGTCTCGCTCAGCTTGCCCAATGTCACCAGCAGGCTGGGCGGCCGGGTGAGCCTCGGTATGGCATTGTCGGTGGGCGACGCGACCATGCATGCGGCCAACATGCATATCTCGCATGACCCTGCCGTGCTCAGCCTGGACGAAGTCGTCCTTGGTCCGGCGGCGGAAAACATGCTGCTCGCCGTGAATCCGTTGCCCGCCGGGATCATTCGCATCGGCCTGGCAGGATCCCAGGCGGTCAGCAGGAGTGGCACGCTGCTGAACATCAGCTTCACCGTGATTGGCGTCAGCAACGCGCCCATTCCGGTGGTCTTTCAGCAGGTTGAGATTGACGAAGGCACAGTCTGCGCCACATCGGAGGACGGCTCGGTGACCCTGGCCTTCGCGACCGGGGATCTGGACAGGGACGGCGACATCGATGTTGCCGATCTCCATCGGTTTACATCCTGTTCGTTGGGGCCAACCGTCCGCCAGCCAGACCCTGCGTGCCAGAGCGTTGACTTCGACAAGGACGGCGACGTCGACCAGTCCGACTTCGGCATTCTCCAGCAGTGCTACAGCGGAAGCGGTGTGCCAGCCGATCCCGACTGCGACCACTGA